In Deltaproteobacteria bacterium, a single genomic region encodes these proteins:
- a CDS encoding CvpA family protein: MVLDLIALGAILLFALIGAMTGALSQVVHLLGIVAAWATARFVGLAIGPRIAAELKMPAIVGVALSALALGAVAFILVHVFGRWLLRRLQGTRGPGPADRAAGVLLGAVKSAAIVWCLLSVLVFFDRPLKGLGWKMDLAGSEVAGLVRQHNLLAHTGLPLPELERALSGVRQRTGGGAAASATGAGPLQGSSAAESKAARELAKDPRMRRLAADPQVQEALQKGDYVTVLRRPEVLELLADPDARAKLLQFSAAGGAP, translated from the coding sequence ATGGTCCTCGACCTCATCGCGCTCGGCGCGATCCTGCTCTTCGCCCTCATCGGGGCGATGACCGGGGCGCTCTCCCAGGTCGTCCACCTCCTGGGCATCGTCGCGGCCTGGGCCACCGCCCGCTTCGTCGGCCTGGCCATCGGCCCGCGGATCGCCGCGGAGCTGAAGATGCCCGCCATCGTCGGGGTCGCCCTCTCGGCCCTGGCGCTGGGCGCGGTGGCCTTCATCCTGGTCCACGTCTTCGGGCGCTGGCTGCTGCGCCGCCTGCAGGGGACGCGGGGTCCGGGGCCGGCGGACCGCGCGGCCGGGGTGCTCCTCGGGGCCGTGAAGAGCGCGGCCATCGTCTGGTGCCTCCTCTCGGTGCTGGTCTTCTTCGACCGGCCGCTGAAGGGCCTGGGCTGGAAGATGGATCTGGCCGGCTCCGAGGTGGCGGGCCTGGTGCGTCAGCACAACCTCCTGGCCCACACCGGACTGCCCCTGCCCGAGCTCGAGCGGGCGCTCTCCGGCGTCCGCCAGCGCACCGGCGGCGGGGCCGCGGCCTCGGCCACCGGGGCCGGCCCCCTGCAGGGGAGCAGCGCCGCCGAGTCGAAGGCCGCCCGGGAGCTGGCGAAGGATCCGCGGATGCGCCGCCTGGCCGCGGATCCCCAGGTGCAGGAGGCCCTCCAGAAGGGGGACTACGTCACCGTCCTGCGCCGGCCCGAGGTCCTCGAGCTGCTCGCCGATCCCGACGCCCGGGCGAAGCTGCTGCAGTTCTCGGCGGCGGGTGGTGCTCCCTGA
- a CDS encoding DnaJ domain-containing protein, whose amino-acid sequence MDPQFEIECQILAQSIDGMDYYQILKIAQGATGGEIKRAYYQESRAFHPDKFYHLPDDDLKLNVHKIYKRITEAYTILRDAEARAKYTADINGPERASKLRYTEASEAELKKAKEEETGKTPQARQCYREATLAMQQKRWQHAERQLNMALMYEPGNTLFKEKLEEVRKNLKGSSSGGFSIR is encoded by the coding sequence ATGGATCCCCAGTTCGAGATCGAGTGCCAGATCCTGGCCCAGTCCATCGACGGCATGGACTACTACCAGATCCTCAAGATCGCGCAGGGCGCGACCGGCGGTGAGATCAAGCGGGCCTACTACCAGGAGAGCCGCGCCTTCCACCCGGACAAGTTCTACCACCTGCCCGACGACGACCTGAAGCTGAACGTCCACAAGATCTACAAGCGGATCACCGAGGCCTACACGATCCTGCGGGACGCCGAGGCCCGGGCGAAGTACACCGCCGACATCAACGGGCCCGAGCGCGCCAGCAAGCTGCGCTACACCGAGGCGAGCGAGGCCGAGCTCAAGAAGGCCAAGGAGGAGGAGACCGGCAAGACGCCGCAGGCGCGGCAGTGCTACCGGGAGGCCACCCTGGCCATGCAGCAGAAGCGCTGGCAGCACGCCGAGCGGCAGCTGAACATGGCGCTGATGTACGAGCCGGGGAACACCCTCTTCAAGGAGAAGCTGGAGGAGGTCCGCAAGAACCTCAAGGGCAGCTCGTCGGGCGGCTTCTCCATCCGCTAG